The following are from one region of the Methanomassiliicoccales archaeon LGM-DZ1 genome:
- a CDS encoding UvrD-helicase domain-containing protein — protein MVSYDLFLKCVTPATGRDIESNSDQKSIVSSPVNRSIKVIAGPGSGKTTVIALRLMKLIFVDGIDPQEIVATTFTVKASKELKSRILSWGIAIRKEILPLLTGLGDFEERERVKRLNFDQIKIGTLDAIAQETLTDECRADQDPPIVIQDFIAKHFMVSEWFNHHDIQGGIVEELLKIGFNSFGLGTPDRPVVAGAVKHLMDFHNRMMENGIDPIQMKGDYPNLAAILSDYNEKLIGKKLLDFPALEQRFLSFVSTSESDHFFEKIKVLMVDEYQDTNLLQEKIYGQFVKRIVQKNGCFIVVGDDDQSIYRFRGSRVHLFSEIEHRFEKYGVKMETEYLSVNYRSTQNIVEFCNDYVGLDPIYQEVRAGDKPDMSVSRKDGDNFPVFGIFRDKLSDLAKDIADIVHQFSYNGSYTFVDEDGEEYVFEKSPGGGPGDAVLLMSSTANKTYSDNPRSRLPEFLAKELSERSPQIIPFNPRGNRLCDDPDVVKLVGTLIWCIDPGYQLLSKIKLDKRASKTRDYWKTESEYYINHAPDYAGIRLKDIVHSWATGTSYPTPGKWTKNKVTVLDILYNLLPWFCNNRCNAESMVSTQAIFNAIASAAIIKGDELVIKFNKDNHRPVSTTVNEFYRLVVRPLLEDSLEIDESLFFSISSDHRFNIMTIHQAKGLEFPITFVDVCSDFERNYVMQRLKRFPDKFDDTSLIERVMAKYCPDIVTDRSEIDMQFDDLTRKHFVAFSRAQDVLILVGLSQSLVNKELKNIALGYTRDGNWAWKGMDNLKIMR, from the coding sequence ATGGTCAGCTATGATCTCTTCCTGAAATGTGTAACACCAGCTACCGGGCGCGATATAGAATCCAATTCGGATCAAAAGTCTATAGTGTCTTCGCCAGTGAACAGGTCCATAAAAGTAATCGCCGGCCCCGGTAGCGGTAAAACAACAGTCATTGCACTAAGATTGATGAAACTCATCTTTGTTGATGGGATTGACCCTCAGGAAATTGTAGCGACCACATTCACCGTCAAAGCATCTAAGGAGCTCAAATCGAGAATCCTTTCCTGGGGAATAGCGATAAGGAAAGAGATACTGCCACTTCTCACTGGCCTAGGCGATTTCGAGGAACGCGAACGTGTAAAACGTTTGAATTTCGATCAGATAAAAATCGGAACCCTTGATGCTATAGCTCAGGAGACACTCACCGACGAATGCAGGGCAGATCAGGATCCGCCGATCGTAATCCAAGACTTCATTGCTAAGCACTTCATGGTTTCGGAATGGTTCAATCATCACGATATTCAAGGAGGCATAGTTGAAGAATTACTGAAGATTGGATTCAACTCGTTCGGACTCGGTACACCTGACAGACCTGTAGTTGCCGGTGCTGTGAAACACCTTATGGACTTCCATAACAGGATGATGGAGAATGGAATCGACCCGATTCAGATGAAGGGTGACTATCCCAATCTGGCTGCCATTCTTTCAGATTACAATGAAAAGTTGATTGGTAAAAAACTACTGGATTTTCCCGCTCTGGAGCAAAGATTCCTGAGTTTTGTCTCCACATCCGAATCAGATCATTTCTTCGAGAAGATTAAGGTTCTCATGGTGGATGAATATCAGGACACCAACCTTCTTCAAGAAAAGATATACGGGCAGTTTGTAAAACGTATCGTCCAGAAAAACGGGTGCTTTATTGTTGTCGGTGACGATGACCAGTCGATATACAGGTTCCGCGGATCACGCGTACATCTGTTCTCTGAAATCGAACATCGTTTCGAGAAATACGGGGTGAAGATGGAGACGGAATATCTCTCTGTCAACTATCGTTCAACACAGAATATCGTCGAGTTCTGCAATGACTATGTCGGTTTGGACCCGATCTACCAGGAAGTTCGTGCCGGAGACAAACCTGACATGTCCGTGTCTAGGAAGGATGGTGACAATTTTCCCGTATTCGGAATATTCCGTGACAAGCTGAGTGATCTGGCAAAAGACATAGCAGATATCGTCCACCAGTTTTCATACAATGGTTCGTACACCTTTGTGGATGAAGACGGTGAGGAATACGTATTTGAAAAGTCCCCTGGTGGCGGGCCGGGGGATGCCGTTTTATTGATGTCTTCAACAGCCAACAAAACTTATTCCGACAATCCACGTTCACGCTTGCCAGAGTTTCTGGCTAAAGAATTATCAGAACGGTCTCCGCAGATAATACCATTCAATCCTCGTGGGAATAGACTTTGCGACGACCCCGATGTCGTTAAACTCGTGGGCACATTAATTTGGTGCATCGATCCTGGTTATCAATTACTTTCCAAGATAAAGCTCGATAAGAGAGCATCGAAAACGAGAGACTATTGGAAAACCGAATCAGAGTATTACATCAATCACGCTCCAGATTATGCGGGCATACGTTTGAAAGACATCGTTCATTCATGGGCCACGGGAACATCTTATCCTACTCCTGGAAAATGGACTAAAAACAAAGTTACAGTACTGGATATTCTTTACAATCTTTTGCCTTGGTTCTGTAATAACCGCTGCAATGCAGAATCCATGGTATCAACGCAGGCGATATTCAACGCAATCGCATCGGCCGCAATTATAAAGGGTGACGAGCTAGTAATCAAGTTCAACAAAGATAACCACAGGCCTGTGTCGACCACTGTTAATGAGTTTTATCGTTTAGTCGTTCGTCCACTTCTGGAAGATTCGTTGGAGATTGATGAGTCTTTATTTTTCTCGATTTCATCCGATCATCGTTTCAATATTATGACTATTCACCAGGCCAAGGGGTTAGAGTTTCCGATTACTTTTGTCGACGTATGCTCTGATTTTGAACGTAATTACGTTATGCAGCGTCTCAAGAGATTCCCTGATAAATTCGATGACACCTCACTAATCGAACGGGTCATGGCAAAATACTGCCCAGATATCGTAACCGATCGTTCTGAGATTGATATGCAGTTTGATGATTTGACCCGCAAACATTTTGTTGCATTCAGCAGAGCTCAAGACGTATTGATTTTAGTCGGATTATCGCAGTCATTGGTAAACAAGGAATTGAAGAATATCGCCCTTGGTTACACCAGGGACGGCAATTGGGCGTGGAAAGGAATGGACAATTTGAAAATCATGAGGTGA
- a CDS encoding PD-(D/E)XK nuclease family protein, giving the protein MAIKTKGQPYEIPRYSLTGDLLSFLECEIQYRFNSKGSMPPSTPVQRWFGDFIHGVMEVGFSEWKDGRLDLNNMDFEDTQRIAKIVAERLEDRGLHPYGSLYIKEDSGNNKRKDYNGNMIAHFSLSRWAPYLYPLINDNEVKMEDLRPMLGYGQGLSNSEYYAVQGIVDVISTFDVRKFQANNPLVKALMLKEEVSDLISNQDEYEIIIDYKGMERPPTDSDTWKHHEWQLNTYMWLRDQQIKAEGRKTPILAGVLLYLNELHLSKAAIERLQKVVNEGRTDLMPKEQDLHRLQNGNRFNESFRIKRSIRVVAYNPEQIQSSLEHFDNVVKCIESNLISEQSDSTDVWKHWTGKYSKDRCVACDLKTFCPHAKEGNFSIQVP; this is encoded by the coding sequence ATGGCAATCAAGACAAAAGGACAACCTTATGAAATTCCACGCTACAGTCTGACTGGGGATCTTCTGTCATTCCTGGAATGTGAAATCCAGTATCGTTTCAATTCTAAAGGTTCGATGCCTCCATCGACTCCCGTCCAAAGATGGTTCGGAGACTTCATTCATGGAGTAATGGAAGTAGGATTTTCCGAATGGAAAGATGGCCGTCTTGACCTCAACAATATGGATTTCGAAGATACTCAACGTATCGCTAAAATCGTTGCCGAAAGGCTGGAGGATAGGGGCCTACACCCTTACGGCAGTCTGTACATTAAAGAAGATTCCGGAAATAACAAACGCAAGGATTACAACGGCAACATGATCGCCCACTTTTCTTTATCCAGATGGGCCCCCTATCTGTATCCTCTTATTAACGATAATGAGGTCAAAATGGAGGATCTTAGGCCGATGTTGGGATACGGTCAGGGCCTGAGCAATTCAGAATATTATGCCGTCCAGGGCATAGTCGATGTTATATCGACATTCGATGTACGCAAATTCCAAGCCAACAATCCCTTGGTAAAAGCCTTGATGCTCAAAGAGGAAGTTAGTGATCTAATCAGTAATCAGGATGAATATGAGATTATCATCGATTACAAGGGAATGGAGAGGCCTCCAACAGATTCTGATACTTGGAAACATCACGAATGGCAGCTGAACACATATATGTGGCTTAGAGATCAGCAGATTAAAGCCGAAGGTAGAAAAACTCCGATTCTGGCAGGTGTGCTACTTTATCTAAACGAATTACACCTCTCAAAGGCCGCCATTGAGAGGCTGCAGAAGGTAGTAAATGAAGGCAGAACGGATTTGATGCCTAAGGAACAGGATCTGCACCGGTTGCAAAATGGGAACAGATTCAACGAGAGTTTCCGTATTAAACGTAGCATAAGAGTGGTTGCGTACAATCCGGAACAAATCCAGTCCTCCCTAGAGCACTTTGATAACGTCGTGAAGTGCATCGAGTCAAATCTCATTTCTGAACAATCCGATTCAACAGACGTCTGGAAACATTGGACAGGGAAATACAGTAAAGATCGTTGTGTCGCATGTGATTTAAAGACATTCTGTCCACATGCAAAGGAGGGTAATTTCTCCATTCAGGTGCCATGA
- a CDS encoding DUF262 domain-containing HNH endonuclease family protein: protein MGIISSPKSSIGNVFDARGDNQYFIPQYQREYSWSRKDWDALFDDVIESNEHFIGSIITMAHEENNDKGSTTKKFDVIDGQQRLVTISLLFCAIYSKIDSKSITIDNERLMQLYLQLKKAVVLSKEPFVPRMVLQTQGKNILIYQQLLNDIGFENESKYKNAGNCLIYSCFRHYQKRLEEYLTYPDTDKDANKALLELYDKICSLCLIDVTVSNMSDALEIFGTLNNTGVPLTAVDLIKMIVLKEKQDTIDDAYSKWSALIDNIRVEDDKVTDRFFRQYMNAFKLEYKQRFNHQFDPIVTSSNVYHNYEWMLTKSGKTDVFLSELYASGKDYSKLITNSTFEDKKLNESIFNLWKVGGAPSHILLLNLFKHKEDYELKDEDLTEIVMFLTKFFLRRNITDEPPTRDLIRIFIDLISKINGLKSRAVTEKIKETLMKTTTSLDPLIECLCGQIYENNTDATRFILSYLCSQHLNKNETKGPWEKVNGKLVWTIEHIFPQTPKISREWTKMIAGGDSELAQSYQDTHLHLLGNLTLSGNNSSLGTRPFVQKRDYVVDGAKMGYNNGLWLNDDLVSVDEWTIESIENRTVKLVKEAISQFKFASEEFSLTDEDLKSIIHRINGIDSSDAN from the coding sequence ATGGGAATTATCAGCAGCCCTAAAAGTTCAATTGGAAATGTTTTCGATGCGAGGGGGGATAACCAATATTTCATACCTCAATATCAGAGAGAATACTCCTGGTCCAGAAAAGATTGGGATGCACTATTCGATGATGTTATAGAATCCAATGAACACTTTATTGGATCCATAATCACAATGGCCCATGAAGAGAACAACGATAAGGGGTCGACCACTAAAAAATTCGATGTAATTGACGGTCAACAGAGACTTGTAACAATATCGCTTCTGTTTTGTGCCATATATTCAAAGATAGACAGCAAATCAATTACCATCGATAATGAAAGACTGATGCAACTGTATCTCCAGTTGAAGAAAGCGGTGGTATTGAGCAAAGAACCGTTCGTACCCCGCATGGTCTTACAGACCCAAGGCAAAAATATTCTGATTTACCAGCAATTGCTCAATGATATCGGATTCGAAAATGAATCAAAATACAAAAATGCGGGTAACTGCCTGATTTATAGTTGCTTCAGACACTATCAGAAAAGATTGGAGGAATATCTCACATACCCAGACACGGATAAAGATGCCAATAAAGCTCTGCTGGAGCTTTATGATAAAATCTGTTCCCTGTGTTTGATCGATGTTACCGTATCCAATATGAGCGATGCCCTGGAGATCTTCGGAACCCTGAACAATACCGGTGTTCCGTTGACTGCGGTGGATCTTATCAAAATGATTGTGCTGAAAGAAAAACAGGACACCATTGATGACGCATACTCGAAATGGAGTGCTCTTATCGACAATATTCGTGTAGAGGATGACAAGGTTACTGACAGATTCTTCAGACAATACATGAACGCTTTCAAACTCGAATACAAGCAGCGGTTCAACCATCAGTTCGATCCGATTGTCACATCCTCGAATGTGTATCACAATTATGAATGGATGCTTACCAAATCCGGGAAAACCGATGTATTCCTAAGCGAGCTATATGCCTCTGGGAAGGATTATTCCAAATTGATTACCAATTCAACATTCGAAGATAAGAAACTGAACGAATCAATCTTCAATCTTTGGAAAGTGGGCGGTGCTCCATCCCATATCTTGTTACTCAATTTGTTCAAACACAAAGAGGATTATGAATTGAAGGATGAGGATCTTACTGAGATTGTTATGTTCCTCACCAAATTCTTCCTTAGGAGGAACATAACAGATGAACCCCCGACCCGCGATCTCATACGCATATTCATCGATTTGATTTCAAAAATCAATGGCTTGAAATCTCGTGCGGTAACGGAAAAGATAAAGGAAACCCTGATGAAGACAACGACTTCACTGGATCCTCTTATAGAATGTCTATGCGGCCAGATATATGAAAACAATACCGATGCTACGAGATTCATCCTATCCTACCTCTGTTCGCAGCATCTAAACAAGAATGAAACCAAAGGGCCTTGGGAAAAGGTGAATGGAAAACTGGTTTGGACCATCGAACATATTTTCCCGCAGACACCAAAAATATCCCGCGAATGGACAAAGATGATTGCCGGTGGAGATTCGGAGCTGGCACAGTCATACCAGGACACTCATCTTCATTTACTCGGTAATCTGACATTGTCTGGTAACAACAGCAGTCTCGGAACCCGCCCATTCGTCCAAAAAAGAGACTATGTAGTCGATGGAGCAAAAATGGGGTACAACAACGGACTGTGGTTAAACGATGATCTAGTTTCTGTTGACGAATGGACTATAGAATCAATCGAAAACAGAACCGTCAAATTGGTAAAAGAAGCGATAAGTCAATTCAAATTCGCCAGTGAAGAGTTTTCTCTTACTGACGAGGATTTGAAATCCATAATACACAGGATTAACGGTATAGATTCATCGGATGCGAATTGA
- a CDS encoding IS1634 family transposase: protein MPEIYYVQRGNRKYAYRSTSVYEPGSKYPKTVNEYIGILDEESGKIIPKKNRARTDSFLSDEDITGKRFGGSHMLKSISERIGLREDLFYCFGPEGDRILACAVAQALSGGPFSSVEDTVDGCLIGEMLGLEGRFSSPRLSEFTKFLGESLGSLENLFERRLARAEGTLTFDLTSVSSHSRMREWAEWGYNRDKEKMKQLNFGLVTDKSGIPVMFELYPGSIPDLRTLERTVERVGELKEGDCSLIMDRGFGSASNLKYLLEKEVSFVIPGKKATRCVKALLSRLVKEKHHADSLRLHDEHTYSVLESEVAIVPRAEPETEDEDSNDTAEYELILPEDPRFADAPENMRMKAYACYDRQKAAEDADTVYKAILDIEKRLSETNPYTAVKEAKRLAGPYAKYFDLSVDGEGKLRIERRKNAMSFSMNRNGMFVMFCKGIEDWEDMMSCYDCRTYVEQAFDVMKNELDGNRFRTKDPQTAKGRLLIKFVALILWCTMAKELRDSRHGEPVRTVLQSMDNILAIGKKGEWRVLEITKRNRRFMDDLKVPHPPKTLVLKPYTYIPESALADS, encoded by the coding sequence ATGCCCGAAATATATTACGTTCAGAGGGGTAACAGGAAATATGCTTACAGAAGCACCTCTGTGTACGAGCCAGGAAGCAAGTATCCGAAGACCGTGAATGAATATATCGGGATTCTTGACGAAGAGAGCGGAAAAATAATTCCCAAGAAAAATCGTGCTCGGACGGATTCTTTCCTGTCGGATGAGGACATAACCGGGAAGAGATTCGGGGGTTCGCATATGCTCAAGAGCATATCTGAACGCATCGGGCTGAGGGAGGATCTCTTCTATTGTTTCGGTCCTGAAGGGGACCGGATACTCGCCTGTGCCGTGGCACAGGCATTATCCGGAGGACCGTTCTCGTCCGTGGAGGATACCGTCGACGGCTGCCTGATCGGGGAGATGCTGGGGCTGGAAGGGAGATTCTCCTCTCCCAGATTGTCGGAATTCACAAAGTTCCTGGGAGAGAGCCTGGGCAGCCTCGAGAACCTGTTCGAAAGGAGACTGGCAAGGGCCGAAGGCACTCTGACATTCGATCTAACATCGGTTTCCAGCCACAGCAGGATGAGGGAATGGGCGGAATGGGGATACAACCGCGATAAAGAGAAGATGAAACAGCTGAACTTCGGACTTGTCACCGACAAGTCCGGCATACCGGTGATGTTCGAACTGTATCCGGGGTCGATTCCCGATCTAAGGACACTGGAAAGGACGGTGGAACGTGTGGGGGAACTGAAGGAAGGCGATTGTTCTCTCATCATGGACAGGGGATTCGGTTCCGCATCCAATCTGAAGTATCTGCTGGAGAAGGAGGTATCCTTCGTGATCCCCGGGAAGAAGGCAACCAGGTGTGTTAAGGCCCTCCTTTCCAGACTCGTGAAGGAGAAGCACCATGCCGATTCGCTGAGGCTGCATGATGAACATACATATTCCGTGCTGGAATCGGAAGTGGCCATAGTCCCCAGAGCGGAACCCGAAACGGAGGATGAGGACTCCAATGATACTGCGGAATACGAACTCATCCTGCCGGAGGATCCGCGTTTCGCGGATGCTCCGGAGAACATGAGGATGAAGGCGTATGCCTGCTACGACAGGCAGAAGGCGGCAGAGGATGCGGATACGGTGTACAAAGCGATCCTGGACATAGAGAAGAGATTGTCCGAGACCAATCCGTACACGGCGGTGAAGGAAGCGAAGAGACTCGCGGGACCGTATGCGAAATACTTCGACCTGAGCGTGGATGGGGAAGGGAAACTCAGGATAGAGCGCAGGAAGAATGCCATGTCGTTCTCCATGAACCGCAACGGCATGTTCGTGATGTTCTGCAAAGGGATAGAGGATTGGGAGGACATGATGTCCTGCTACGACTGCAGGACATATGTGGAACAAGCATTCGATGTGATGAAGAACGAATTGGACGGGAACAGGTTCAGGACTAAGGATCCGCAGACGGCCAAGGGCCGTCTGCTGATCAAGTTCGTTGCTCTGATATTATGGTGCACCATGGCGAAAGAGCTTCGGGACAGCAGGCACGGGGAACCCGTGCGGACCGTCCTCCAGTCCATGGACAACATACTGGCAATCGGAAAGAAGGGGGAATGGAGGGTATTGGAGATCACCAAACGGAACCGCAGGTTCATGGATGATCTCAAGGTGCCGCATCCGCCAAAGACCCTGGTCCTGAAACCGTACACTTACATTCCGGAATCAGCTTTGGCGGATTCCTGA
- a CDS encoding transglutaminase-like domain-containing protein encodes MTAAISLLALASFGAVLVMEVPYTAHDASSVAFEKGTSDIYAWKCPDGKGGFTDEILVMNIPVDSFQRSMERDVIRSSNVFESCPVSFIESDYYVQKVAEHILSKTGDCSDLLKAEAVLTFVQSSIRYSYDDRTYGTSDFWAYPIETLFLHRGDCEDTSVLFCSIASEMGLDCVLLDYDGHVAAGIREGDCYLFCETTYDSPHPIGGNHLDIGGEEPAVYHMGDTSALMFLDHGVAGYRNLIQRLAGA; translated from the coding sequence GTGACCGCCGCGATCTCCCTCCTGGCCCTGGCGAGCTTCGGTGCCGTCCTGGTCATGGAGGTACCCTATACGGCCCACGACGCTTCCTCCGTAGCCTTTGAGAAGGGCACCAGTGACATTTACGCCTGGAAGTGTCCCGACGGGAAAGGCGGGTTCACCGACGAGATCCTTGTCATGAACATCCCGGTCGACTCTTTCCAGCGGTCGATGGAAAGGGACGTCATCAGATCCTCCAACGTGTTCGAGTCCTGCCCCGTTTCGTTCATAGAATCCGACTACTACGTTCAGAAGGTGGCGGAACACATCCTGTCCAAGACGGGGGACTGTTCCGATCTCCTGAAAGCGGAGGCGGTTCTCACATTCGTCCAGAGTTCGATACGTTATTCCTATGACGATCGGACCTACGGGACCAGCGACTTCTGGGCATACCCCATAGAGACGCTGTTCCTTCACAGGGGTGACTGCGAGGACACTTCCGTTCTCTTCTGTTCGATAGCTTCGGAGATGGGTCTGGATTGCGTGCTTCTCGACTACGACGGCCATGTCGCCGCCGGAATTCGGGAGGGGGATTGTTACCTGTTCTGCGAGACCACCTATGATTCTCCGCATCCGATCGGAGGGAATCACCTTGATATTGGCGGGGAGGAACCCGCCGTCTATCACATGGGCGACACCTCCGCACTAATGTTTCTGGATCACGGGGTCGCAGGCTACAGGAATCTCATACAAAGGTTGGCGGGAGCCTGA
- a CDS encoding putative Ig domain-containing protein, producing MNAIKSKHIGVLSVFAVAMLMAVCVSPMLFNDESDAATGDGTIYLRPGDTYTWTPTFNIDSGRVSLTVNASTSTTAGTFSSTSTAGGVTASVSNKVVSISVADDTAASTVYVKVKATTTSGVSQTATATITVKVIVPTISQGTVNTYQGGTVSIQPTIAGQSIDGKTVTYTMTGAPSGLSINATNGKITGTVASSAQAKTYTVKVTGTIGTTPTQTFSTTFSMVVAASMSLAAPGAQYTAQGTAKEITLSGTNTTSTTTWAITSQAVSGISMSTATGTSGKITVASSVAAGTYVIDYKATNPTSGQVVTQSVTVTVGNVAINSVTAAGGVGGNVSGGKITLYAVQGTAAEFTVSAASNPSAANLALTMTKTGTNADKVSLSGQKVTVANTVEAGTYNFTLTETQASTGATASVQVTLIVDPVFDFSNSVTSGSLSVKGAGN from the coding sequence ATGAACGCTATCAAAAGCAAGCACATCGGAGTCCTCTCCGTGTTTGCCGTGGCCATGCTGATGGCCGTCTGCGTTTCGCCCATGCTCTTCAACGACGAGAGCGATGCGGCGACAGGGGACGGAACCATCTACCTCAGGCCCGGTGACACGTACACCTGGACACCGACGTTCAACATCGATTCCGGCAGGGTTTCCCTGACCGTGAATGCCAGCACTTCGACCACCGCAGGAACGTTCTCTTCCACTTCTACCGCAGGAGGGGTCACTGCATCCGTTTCCAACAAGGTCGTCTCGATCTCTGTTGCGGATGACACCGCAGCTTCCACCGTCTACGTGAAGGTCAAGGCCACCACCACTTCCGGAGTGAGCCAGACCGCCACCGCCACCATTACCGTGAAGGTCATCGTTCCCACCATCTCACAGGGAACCGTGAACACCTATCAGGGCGGTACCGTGAGCATCCAGCCCACCATAGCCGGTCAGAGCATCGACGGTAAGACCGTCACCTACACCATGACAGGAGCACCTTCCGGACTGAGCATCAACGCCACCAACGGTAAGATCACCGGTACCGTAGCATCCAGCGCACAGGCCAAGACCTACACCGTCAAGGTCACCGGAACCATCGGAACCACCCCTACCCAGACATTCTCCACCACATTCTCTATGGTCGTGGCTGCATCAATGAGCCTCGCCGCCCCCGGAGCGCAGTACACCGCACAGGGAACCGCTAAAGAAATTACTCTCAGCGGAACCAACACCACATCGACCACCACCTGGGCAATCACCTCCCAGGCAGTGAGCGGAATCTCCATGTCCACCGCCACCGGAACCAGCGGTAAGATTACCGTTGCTTCCTCCGTTGCGGCAGGAACCTACGTCATCGATTACAAGGCGACCAACCCCACTTCCGGACAGGTTGTTACCCAGTCCGTGACCGTCACCGTCGGTAACGTCGCCATCAACAGCGTCACCGCCGCCGGCGGAGTCGGAGGCAACGTCTCCGGCGGCAAGATCACCCTGTACGCAGTTCAGGGAACCGCCGCGGAGTTCACCGTTTCCGCAGCTTCCAATCCCAGCGCGGCCAACCTTGCTCTTACCATGACCAAGACCGGAACCAACGCCGACAAGGTCTCCCTGAGCGGACAGAAGGTCACCGTGGCCAACACCGTTGAAGCGGGAACATACAACTTCACCCTGACCGAGACCCAGGCATCCACCGGTGCCACCGCATCCGTCCAGGTCACTCTGATCGTCGACCCCGTCTTCGACTTCAGCAACAGCGTCACTTCCGGATCCCTTTCAGTAAAGGGAGCGGGCAACTGA
- a CDS encoding InlB B-repeat-containing protein, translating into MNSNITKGVSIMTAVILAACLTPILFMDSLDANPGDTESDPLVWWNNTIILLPEVVAGEITDPDSEVLEPPESLVIDWGDGQSEVKEVDGYVTKGSVEIVHTYENTGSYHITCTPQKSGFTYETYELFMEISGAPTVYFYDGEDEISHVVAENGYGVGAYEDNYFSKISAPAVPTKEGKTFAGWFYNGAEFDFDTVITSPTVLQAHWTDATSPDQPDTPVNPDTPDTPSETVTVTINGKEVTVAAGQKLSDIKVEPGEGQEFVGWYADKDCTVALDSDTVLTSGMHAYAKYAPAQEDKDDGSDIPVVAIIVTALGAVIAVVGLRYHPAILIIGVLVAAVGGLDIGGIISLF; encoded by the coding sequence ATGAACAGCAACATAACAAAGGGGGTGAGCATCATGACGGCCGTCATCCTGGCGGCCTGCCTTACCCCCATCCTGTTCATGGATTCCTTGGATGCCAATCCAGGAGACACAGAATCCGACCCCCTTGTCTGGTGGAACAACACCATCATCCTCCTGCCCGAAGTCGTGGCAGGCGAGATCACCGACCCCGATTCCGAAGTCCTCGAACCCCCGGAGTCCCTTGTCATCGACTGGGGCGACGGACAGTCCGAGGTGAAGGAAGTGGACGGTTACGTCACGAAGGGAAGCGTGGAGATCGTTCATACCTACGAGAACACCGGTTCCTACCACATCACCTGCACTCCTCAGAAGTCGGGATTCACCTACGAGACCTACGAGCTCTTCATGGAGATCAGCGGAGCCCCCACCGTCTACTTCTATGACGGAGAGGACGAGATCTCCCATGTTGTCGCCGAGAACGGCTACGGAGTCGGAGCATACGAGGACAACTACTTCTCGAAAATCTCCGCACCCGCAGTACCCACCAAAGAGGGAAAGACCTTCGCTGGATGGTTCTACAACGGCGCCGAGTTCGATTTCGACACCGTAATCACATCTCCTACCGTGCTCCAGGCACACTGGACCGATGCGACCTCACCCGACCAGCCTGATACACCTGTCAATCCCGATACTCCCGACACTCCTTCTGAGACCGTCACCGTGACTATTAATGGTAAAGAAGTGACCGTAGCTGCCGGACAGAAGCTCTCCGACATCAAGGTCGAGCCCGGAGAGGGCCAGGAGTTCGTCGGATGGTACGCGGACAAGGATTGCACCGTCGCTCTGGATTCCGATACCGTCCTGACCTCGGGTATGCACGCATACGCCAAGTACGCGCCCGCACAGGAGGACAAGGACGACGGTTCCGATATTCCCGTCGTGGCGATAATCGTCACCGCTTTGGGAGCTGTCATTGCAGTAGTCGGTCTCAGGTACCACCCCGCGATCCTCATCATCGGAGTTCTCGTAGCAGCAGTCGGAGGCCTCGACATCGGGGGCATAATCAGCCTGTTCTGA